The Gemmatimonadales bacterium genome has a window encoding:
- the rimP gene encoding ribosome maturation factor RimP: protein MSVDALIDPIRDHIAELGFELVDLRRSGTMQRPILQVRVDRPDSRPGQGVTADDCAGISRSLERFLESRAMVGPRYVLEVSSPGVERPLRWPEHWRRFVGRRARVRAEPLGGRREVEIIGVPDDEHVTLRGEDGTDVTVSLADVRDATLVVEWEKPRKR from the coding sequence ATGTCTGTCGACGCGCTCATCGATCCGATTCGCGACCACATCGCCGAGCTCGGTTTCGAGCTGGTCGATCTCCGCCGCAGCGGAACCATGCAGCGCCCCATCTTGCAGGTGCGGGTGGACCGCCCGGACAGCCGGCCCGGCCAGGGAGTGACGGCCGACGACTGCGCTGGGATCAGCCGGTCCCTCGAGCGCTTCCTGGAATCCAGGGCGATGGTCGGGCCGCGGTACGTGCTGGAGGTGTCTTCTCCGGGCGTGGAGCGGCCGCTGCGCTGGCCCGAGCACTGGCGCCGCTTCGTCGGGCGGCGTGCCCGGGTTCGGGCCGAGCCGCTCGGCGGGCGCCGGGAGGTCGAGATCATCGGCGTGCCCGACGACGAGCACGTGACACTCCGGGGCGAGGACGGTACCGACGTGACCGTATCGCTCGCCGACGTGCGGGACGCCACGCTCGTGGTGGAATGGGAGAAGCCCCGGAAGCGGTGA